The Acropora muricata isolate sample 2 chromosome 5, ASM3666990v1, whole genome shotgun sequence genome includes a window with the following:
- the LOC136916055 gene encoding uncharacterized protein yields MWRRKLFGGREFESSLSKLISETGISRQEAEKILRQCNGDLKLAKQQAQAGVLGQTSRSIAGKNGELPSSSAGLYSDAPPPYSETVEGAMSLPVSLPPPYVSQEKQSLLGELKAVFSSDNVEERCCACFDRIQPDKDEGFSGEVIWQGLKAYHAECFLKARGPKCEHCCFALIAFPEKGLSGKWGIYNGCKYHEECYLQYAGPRCSTCFDVINVDPENGFSGKWVNESNKQFHEECYKKKIYVEMRAKHS; encoded by the exons ATGTGGAGGAGGAAGCTTTTTGGTGGCAGAGAATTTGAATCTAGCCTTTCGAAACTAATAAGTGAAACTGGTATTTCGAGGCAAGAAGCTGAGAAAATTCTTCGCCAATGTAATGGGGATCTGAAACTCGCAAAGCAACAGGCTCAAGCTGGAGTTTTAGGGCAAACTTCAAGATCGATAGCGGGTAAAAATGGTGAATTACCGAGTTCCTCAGCTGGTTTATATTCCGATGCTCCGCCGCCATATTCTGAGACAGTGGAAGGAGCTATGAGTTTACCTGTGTCCCTTCCACCTCCATATGTCAGCCAAGAGAAGCAATCTCTTTTGGGTGAACTGAAAGCGGTGTTTTCCAGCGATAATGTTGAGGAAAGATGTTGTGCGTGCTTCGATCGAATTCAACCTGACAAAGATGAGGGGTTCAGTGGCGAAGTGATTTGGCAAGGGTTAAAG GCTTATCATGCTGAGTGCTTTTTAAAAGCCAGAGGACCAAAGTGTGAACATTGCTGCTTTGCATTGATTGCCTTCCCTGAGAAAGGCTTATCTGGAAAATGGGGCATCTACAATGGCTGCAAATATCATGAAGAGTGCTACCTGCAATATGCAGGACCACGTTGTAGCACTTGCTTTGATGTGATTAATGTTGATCCTGAAAATGGTTTCTCTGGAAAGTGGGTCAATGAAAGTAATAAGCAGTTTCATGAAGAGtgctacaaaaagaaaatctatGTGGAAATGCGAGCCAAACATTCTTAG